A genomic stretch from Oncorhynchus gorbuscha isolate QuinsamMale2020 ecotype Even-year unplaced genomic scaffold, OgorEven_v1.0 Un_scaffold_11954, whole genome shotgun sequence includes:
- the LOC124030481 gene encoding CKLF-like MARVEL transmembrane domain-containing protein 8 — MLIAGTEYFRVSAFGWVMFVAILYWVLTVIFLIIYLTMAYNRIPQVPWTTVGLFFNSSATVMYVVLAAVDAASISHAVKGRHNYNCWVASTVRKPP; from the exons ATGCTGATAGCAGGGACGGAGTACTTCCGTGTGTCTGCCTTTGGGTGGGTCATGTTTGTGGCCATCTTGTACTGGGTTCTGACGGTCATCTTCCTCATCATCTACCTGACCATGGCTTACAACAGGATCCCTCAGGTCCCCTGGACAACTGTG GGCCTGTTCTTCAACAGTAGTGCTACAGTGATGTATGTGGTGTTAGCAGCAGTGGACGCAGCCTCAATCAGCCATGCTGTTAAGGGACGCCATAACTACAACTGCTGGGTAGCATCCACAGTAAGAAAACCACCATAG